One stretch of Streptomyces agglomeratus DNA includes these proteins:
- a CDS encoding threonine/serine dehydratase: MTEANVLITVADVEAAAERITGHVIRTPTVPSPGLSALLGAHVTAKLELLQRTGSFKARGATAKLLTLSEAERAAGVVAVSGGNHGIGTAVMAGALDIKATVVMPRSAPGRAVDIAEAAGASVILADTMDGAFALVEELRTKGLTLVHPFDDPVVIAAQGTVGLELAEDAGELTDVLVSIGGGALISGVATALHARRPGVRIWGVETEGARAMSAALAFGGPVPVELSSIVSTLSAPSASQLTYEHVSALVTDVLAVTDAEAVQGTLELADHAKVWAEPAAGCLLPAARRVLERVGEGARLGLVVCGGNATTSDVTAWAERFGLR, from the coding sequence ATGACGGAGGCGAATGTGCTGATCACTGTCGCGGACGTGGAAGCGGCGGCCGAGCGGATCACCGGGCATGTCATACGGACCCCAACCGTGCCGAGCCCCGGACTGTCCGCGCTCCTGGGCGCGCATGTCACCGCAAAACTGGAACTTCTCCAGCGCACCGGCTCCTTCAAGGCGCGCGGCGCGACAGCGAAGCTGCTCACGCTCAGCGAGGCTGAACGCGCCGCCGGGGTCGTAGCGGTAAGCGGCGGCAACCACGGCATCGGGACCGCGGTCATGGCCGGCGCGCTGGACATCAAGGCGACCGTCGTCATGCCACGGTCCGCCCCCGGCCGCGCCGTGGACATCGCCGAGGCCGCCGGAGCGAGCGTCATCCTCGCCGACACCATGGACGGCGCGTTTGCCCTCGTGGAGGAACTCCGGACCAAGGGGCTCACCCTGGTGCATCCCTTCGACGACCCCGTCGTCATCGCTGCCCAGGGCACAGTCGGCCTGGAGTTGGCGGAGGATGCCGGGGAGCTCACCGACGTACTCGTCAGCATCGGCGGCGGGGCGCTCATCTCCGGGGTCGCCACCGCGCTGCACGCACGCCGTCCCGGTGTACGGATCTGGGGCGTGGAGACCGAAGGCGCGCGAGCCATGTCGGCGGCCCTGGCCTTCGGCGGGCCGGTGCCGGTCGAACTCTCCTCGATCGTCTCGACATTGAGCGCCCCCAGCGCCTCACAGCTCACCTACGAGCATGTCTCGGCGCTGGTCACGGATGTCCTCGCAGTGACCGACGCCGAGGCCGTGCAGGGCACCCTCGAACTGGCCGACCACGCGAAGGTCTGGGCCGAGCCCGCCGCCGGATGTCTGCTGCCCGCGGCACGCCGGGTGCTGGAGCGCGTTGGTGAGGGTGCCAGGCTCGGCCTGGTGGTCTGCGGCGGAAATGCGACGACCTCCGATGTGACCGCCTGGGCCGAGCGCTTCGGGCTGCGCTGA
- a CDS encoding class I SAM-dependent methyltransferase produces the protein MNADRWLADTRISYDTVAVSYADHIREALAGEPYLRAALAVFADLVHSAGGGPVADVGCGPGHVTAHLHELGVDAFGIDLSSKMIDVARRDHPRLRFEVGSMTDLDLADASVVGLLAFWSLIHVPDEAVPTVFRHFRRVLRPGGPLLLGFHVGDESRLKTQGYGGHPMNVHVHRRRPDQVALWLRDAGFTVEAQMLLDLDESVPGAVLFARRPS, from the coding sequence ATGAACGCGGACCGCTGGCTGGCAGACACCCGGATCTCTTACGACACAGTCGCGGTCAGCTATGCCGACCACATACGCGAGGCTCTGGCCGGGGAACCGTATCTTCGGGCGGCTCTGGCAGTGTTCGCCGACTTGGTGCACTCCGCCGGCGGTGGACCGGTGGCGGACGTGGGCTGCGGACCTGGACACGTCACTGCCCACCTGCATGAACTGGGTGTGGACGCTTTCGGCATCGACCTTTCGTCCAAGATGATCGACGTGGCCAGGCGTGACCACCCCCGCCTGCGGTTCGAGGTGGGCTCGATGACGGACCTCGACCTCGCCGACGCCTCAGTCGTCGGCCTGCTCGCCTTTTGGTCGTTGATTCACGTGCCCGACGAAGCGGTCCCCACCGTCTTCCGCCACTTCCGGCGCGTGTTGCGTCCCGGCGGACCACTGCTTCTCGGCTTTCACGTCGGCGATGAGTCGAGGCTGAAGACGCAGGGCTACGGCGGTCACCCGATGAACGTCCACGTTCACCGCCGCCGGCCCGACCAGGTGGCGCTCTGGCTACGCGATGCCGGATTCACTGTCGAGGCCCAGATGCTGCTCGACCTCGACGAGAGCGTTCCAGGGGCGGTCCTCTTCGCTCGCCGCCCGTCCTAG
- a CDS encoding ATP-binding cassette domain-containing protein — protein MTSADADSKQNATAPPPPPPAEITYSGPYSVNPLRRVSLRTLAAQIPSVLRRIARMSWETDRQAVQLLVACQVVTGVAAAVLLAATARAMQPILGTGAVGERLHEALPALVAVAVAAAFARGAAAVATYAERRITPKLTTETDAALVEAVCRVEASAYAVDGFADRQEAAEMGVIRTHVMVTDAQRFMSALIRMITAGSVLSVLNILMLPLLLLAVLPAGIGAILTARVDYEIHYANISDRNVRGMMRWWSTSPKYGDEVRANGMTDYLLFWYRSLSERCDRRTLAAAPRTLRIALLSSLVGGVFLVATWAVLAWLAVTGRVALAIAATAVVAVQTTLAALSQVVINGAAVFHTSLYLTDMQTFLDDAAERAPKRGSLTITAPVEEIRLDEVVYRYPGKDQPAVDGVSLTLRRGQILAIVGVNGSGKSTLTRLLTGIYLADKGHVTWNGADLADVDPATVWSSTGLVPQIFAQWPLRVRENITLGQPRTDDDGPVWEAVDSVGMREAIDELPAGLDTLLAREIFGGAELSGGQWQRLACSRALYRRPPLLILDEPTSQMDPRGEHQIFEEIKAISGDRITIVVTHRLENTKVADHIVVMEQGRITEQGCYDALVHAGGIFAELLELSQDR, from the coding sequence TTGACTTCAGCCGACGCCGACAGCAAGCAGAACGCCACTGCGCCTCCACCGCCGCCGCCCGCCGAGATCACGTACAGCGGGCCGTACTCGGTAAACCCACTCAGACGGGTGTCCTTGCGGACGCTGGCCGCTCAGATCCCCTCGGTACTACGGCGGATCGCCCGCATGTCCTGGGAGACCGACCGCCAGGCGGTCCAGCTCCTGGTTGCCTGCCAGGTAGTGACGGGCGTGGCCGCGGCGGTCCTGCTGGCCGCGACCGCCCGGGCGATGCAACCGATTCTCGGCACCGGCGCCGTGGGCGAACGGCTGCACGAAGCACTCCCGGCGCTCGTGGCCGTGGCCGTTGCCGCCGCCTTCGCCCGCGGTGCAGCGGCCGTGGCCACCTACGCCGAGCGGCGGATCACTCCGAAACTCACCACCGAGACGGACGCCGCACTTGTCGAGGCGGTCTGCCGGGTCGAGGCGTCGGCGTACGCGGTGGACGGGTTCGCGGACCGTCAGGAAGCCGCGGAAATGGGCGTGATCCGCACCCATGTGATGGTCACGGACGCCCAGCGCTTCATGTCGGCCCTGATCCGCATGATCACCGCCGGCAGCGTCCTGTCCGTACTCAACATCCTCATGCTGCCCCTGCTGCTCCTCGCCGTCCTCCCGGCCGGAATCGGGGCCATCCTCACTGCGCGCGTCGACTACGAGATCCACTACGCCAACATCTCCGACCGCAATGTCCGCGGCATGATGCGCTGGTGGTCGACCTCCCCCAAGTACGGTGACGAGGTCCGCGCCAACGGCATGACGGACTACCTCCTGTTCTGGTACCGATCCCTGTCCGAACGGTGCGACCGCCGCACCCTCGCCGCTGCCCCACGGACCCTGCGCATCGCGCTGCTCTCCTCCCTGGTGGGCGGGGTGTTCCTGGTTGCCACCTGGGCGGTACTTGCCTGGCTGGCCGTGACGGGCCGGGTCGCGCTCGCCATCGCCGCCACCGCCGTCGTCGCCGTACAGACGACGCTGGCCGCACTGTCGCAAGTCGTCATCAACGGCGCCGCCGTCTTCCACACCAGCCTCTACCTCACCGACATGCAGACGTTTCTCGATGACGCCGCCGAACGAGCGCCCAAACGCGGCAGCCTTACGATCACCGCGCCCGTGGAGGAGATCCGCCTCGATGAGGTCGTCTACCGGTACCCGGGCAAGGACCAGCCGGCCGTCGACGGTGTCTCCCTGACACTGAGGCGCGGGCAGATCCTCGCGATCGTCGGAGTGAACGGCTCCGGCAAGTCGACCCTGACCCGTTTGCTCACCGGCATCTACCTGGCCGACAAAGGTCACGTCACTTGGAACGGCGCCGACCTCGCCGACGTCGACCCGGCCACCGTCTGGAGCTCCACCGGCCTGGTCCCGCAGATCTTCGCGCAGTGGCCGCTGCGAGTACGCGAGAACATCACCCTCGGCCAGCCCCGCACCGACGACGACGGGCCCGTGTGGGAAGCGGTCGACTCGGTCGGCATGCGGGAGGCGATCGACGAACTCCCGGCCGGCCTGGACACCCTCCTCGCCCGCGAGATCTTCGGAGGCGCGGAGCTTTCCGGCGGGCAGTGGCAGAGACTGGCGTGCTCCAGGGCTCTCTACCGCCGACCGCCACTGCTGATCCTGGACGAGCCGACCTCACAGATGGACCCTCGCGGCGAACACCAGATCTTCGAGGAGATCAAGGCGATCTCCGGCGACCGCATCACGATCGTGGTCACCCACAGGCTGGAGAACACCAAGGTCGCCGACCACATCGTGGTCATGGAGCAGGGACGCATCACCGAACAGGGCTGCTACGACGCCCTCGTCCACGCGGGCGGGATCTTCGCAGAGCTCCTGGAACTCTCGCAGGACCGCTAG
- a CDS encoding SOS response-associated peptidase: MCGRYASTRSPQDLTRLFSVTDWLPDEKLAPSWNVAPTDDVYAILERAGREGDDEVRRELRSLPWGLVPSWAKDPKAGARMINARLETVHEKPAYRRAFVKRRCLLPADGFYEWEPLKDERTGKTRKQPYFIHPTDGQVMALAGLYEYWRDPAVENGDDPAAWLTTCTIITTEATDAAGRVHPRMPLALTPDHYDTWLDPHHQNTDDLRALLTQPAGGRLNARPVSMAVNNVRNNGPHLLDEIA; this comes from the coding sequence ATGTGCGGTCGCTACGCCTCAACCCGCAGTCCCCAGGACCTGACCCGGCTTTTCAGTGTCACTGACTGGCTTCCCGACGAGAAGCTGGCGCCCAGCTGGAACGTGGCCCCCACCGACGACGTCTACGCCATCCTCGAGCGCGCCGGACGCGAGGGAGACGACGAGGTGCGGCGGGAGCTGCGGTCGCTGCCGTGGGGACTCGTCCCTTCGTGGGCGAAGGACCCGAAGGCCGGGGCCCGGATGATCAACGCCAGGTTGGAGACGGTGCACGAGAAGCCCGCCTACCGCCGTGCCTTCGTCAAGCGGCGCTGCCTGCTGCCGGCCGACGGGTTCTACGAATGGGAGCCGCTCAAGGACGAAAGAACGGGCAAGACGCGCAAGCAGCCGTACTTCATCCACCCCACCGACGGGCAGGTGATGGCCCTGGCGGGTCTGTACGAGTACTGGCGCGATCCTGCCGTCGAGAACGGCGACGACCCGGCCGCCTGGCTGACCACCTGCACGATCATCACGACCGAGGCCACCGACGCGGCCGGCCGGGTACACCCCCGCATGCCGCTCGCCCTCACCCCGGACCACTACGACACCTGGCTCGACCCGCACCACCAAAACACCGACGATCTCCGTGCCCTGCTCACACAGCCCGCAGGCGGCCGGCTCAACGCCCGGCCCGTCTCCATGGCCGTGAACAACGTCCGCAACAACGGCCCCCACCTGCTGGACGAGATCGCCTGA
- a CDS encoding extracellular solute-binding protein, which yields MRPRLFGATASVAALGLLGSLVTACGLSGSGGGKTTLRLVAAEYGTSPATSSQAYWDKLTVAFTAAHPGKKVEVTLYPWASVDREVTRMVKEGNAPDVALMGAYSDFAAQGRLYAANELLSIRTAANFLPPLVEAGTVDNTLYGLPFVASSRLLFYNEELFDKAAAEPPKTWSDLKNAAEALEEVGVLYPYALPLGPEEAHAEALIWELSNGGGYADSSGGYSIASEQNTQTFRWIKNNLVAPGLTGPVSPAELDRQDAFDAFLRGEVGMVNGYPSLLHEARAKGMKVGTLSMPVSDTLDDGKVPPSAGVADWMMAFKHEDNRELVGSFLEFVYEDKNLSEFAGRYHLLPSTVSATEASKDAAADPSGEQFLNALHGAELYPVNEPSWLQVSNTIKRNIGKAVAPSADPEVVLKDIARQARDIAEQR from the coding sequence GTGCGACCAAGACTCTTCGGCGCGACCGCCTCCGTGGCCGCACTCGGACTGCTGGGCTCCCTCGTCACCGCCTGCGGCTTGTCCGGGAGCGGCGGCGGCAAGACGACGCTGCGCCTGGTGGCCGCCGAGTACGGCACCAGCCCCGCGACAAGCTCCCAGGCGTACTGGGACAAACTGACCGTCGCGTTCACCGCCGCCCACCCCGGCAAGAAGGTCGAGGTGACGCTCTACCCGTGGGCGAGCGTCGACCGCGAGGTCACCCGCATGGTCAAGGAGGGCAACGCCCCGGACGTGGCCCTGATGGGCGCGTACTCCGACTTCGCCGCGCAGGGCCGCCTCTACGCCGCAAACGAGCTCCTGTCGATCAGGACGGCGGCGAACTTCCTGCCGCCGCTCGTGGAGGCGGGTACGGTGGACAACACCCTGTACGGCTTGCCCTTCGTGGCCAGCAGCCGGCTGCTCTTCTACAACGAGGAGCTGTTCGACAAGGCCGCAGCGGAGCCGCCGAAGACGTGGTCGGACCTGAAGAATGCGGCCGAGGCGCTGGAGGAGGTGGGCGTGCTCTACCCGTACGCCCTGCCGCTCGGTCCCGAGGAGGCGCACGCAGAAGCCCTGATCTGGGAACTGAGCAACGGTGGCGGGTACGCAGACAGCAGCGGCGGGTACAGCATCGCGTCCGAGCAGAACACGCAGACGTTCCGCTGGATCAAGAACAATCTGGTCGCGCCCGGCCTGACCGGCCCGGTTTCGCCGGCCGAGCTCGACCGGCAGGACGCCTTCGACGCCTTCCTGCGCGGCGAGGTCGGCATGGTCAACGGCTACCCCTCGCTCCTCCACGAGGCGAGGGCGAAGGGCATGAAGGTCGGCACCCTCAGCATGCCGGTGTCGGACACGCTGGACGACGGGAAGGTCCCGCCGTCGGCGGGCGTCGCCGACTGGATGATGGCTTTCAAGCATGAAGACAACCGCGAACTGGTCGGCTCGTTCCTGGAGTTCGTCTACGAGGACAAGAACCTCAGCGAGTTCGCCGGGCGCTACCACCTGTTGCCCTCGACGGTGTCCGCGACCGAGGCATCCAAGGACGCGGCGGCGGACCCCAGCGGCGAGCAGTTCCTGAACGCACTGCACGGTGCCGAGCTCTACCCGGTCAACGAACCGTCCTGGCTACAGGTCAGCAACACCATCAAGCGGAACATCGGCAAGGCCGTCGCGCCGTCCGCCGACCCGGAGGTGGTGCTGAAGGACATTGCCCGACAGGCCCGGGACATAGCGGAGCAGAGGTAG
- the folE gene encoding GTP cyclohydrolase I FolE — protein sequence MDRSPQSEQPVSDEDLDTDLEFEEIDLAGAEKAANQFLTALGMRTDTEALSDTPGRMTRAYAELFSPRPFHLTTFPNDEGYDQLVLARSITLRSVCEHHVLPLVGYAHVGYLPGARILGISKLARVVEHFACRPQVQERLTMQIAQWLQEQLQPKGVGVVIEAEHTCMTLRGVQSAGSSTVTSALLGEIRDNGRTRSEFLSFASISR from the coding sequence ATGGACCGAAGTCCTCAGTCCGAGCAGCCGGTGAGCGACGAAGACCTTGACACTGACCTCGAGTTCGAGGAGATCGACCTTGCCGGAGCGGAGAAGGCGGCCAACCAGTTCCTCACCGCGCTCGGCATGCGAACCGACACCGAAGCACTGAGTGACACGCCGGGGCGTATGACCCGTGCGTACGCGGAGCTGTTCAGCCCGAGGCCGTTCCACCTGACGACTTTTCCGAACGACGAGGGATACGACCAACTGGTACTCGCCCGGTCCATCACACTGCGCTCCGTGTGCGAGCACCACGTGCTGCCCTTAGTTGGGTACGCCCATGTGGGCTACCTGCCAGGCGCCCGCATCTTGGGTATTTCCAAACTGGCCCGAGTGGTCGAGCACTTCGCCTGCCGGCCCCAGGTACAGGAGCGACTCACCATGCAGATCGCTCAATGGTTGCAGGAACAGTTGCAGCCGAAGGGCGTCGGTGTGGTCATCGAGGCCGAGCACACCTGTATGACGCTGCGCGGCGTGCAGTCGGCCGGGAGCAGCACCGTCACCTCCGCCCTGCTCGGGGAGATCCGTGACAACGGTCGCACGCGCAGCGAGTTCCTGTCCTTCGCCAGCATCTCGAGGTGA
- a CDS encoding methyltransferase domain-containing protein — MTEPAGPASRCQTCGVPGGAYALSAEFYDILHAASYRTHAAVLAGPAAAARVGILELGAGTGLVTETLAGASSVPVHAVEPATAMRSVLLSRLAAADGLAGRVTVHACAAQDLDLAGQVDLVVCLRVIACLPPAERRTVWRTLAGLLVPEGLLFFDRPPARLPAAPRHHVLGEARVGADTYVGHLTEWPEDDRIRYVYTYLVRREDRVVRRAQEAFHLWPMTRPTLDEELAAAGFHVEDGLVQDMLKVRRLPVRRVFTGSGGHRVR, encoded by the coding sequence GTGACTGAGCCAGCCGGACCGGCGAGCCGATGCCAGACGTGCGGAGTCCCTGGTGGGGCGTACGCGCTGTCGGCGGAGTTCTACGACATCCTGCACGCCGCGAGCTACCGGACACACGCGGCCGTACTGGCTGGCCCGGCTGCCGCCGCCAGAGTCGGAATCCTTGAGCTGGGCGCCGGCACCGGTCTGGTCACGGAGACCCTTGCCGGCGCGTCGTCGGTGCCGGTGCACGCAGTGGAACCCGCGACCGCGATGCGGTCGGTCCTGCTCTCCCGGCTGGCGGCCGCCGACGGGTTGGCCGGCCGGGTGACGGTCCATGCCTGTGCGGCGCAGGACCTTGATCTCGCGGGGCAGGTGGATCTCGTTGTCTGTCTCCGAGTGATCGCCTGTTTGCCACCGGCCGAGCGCCGTACGGTGTGGCGGACGCTGGCCGGTCTGCTGGTTCCGGAGGGCCTGCTGTTCTTCGACCGGCCGCCGGCACGGCTCCCGGCCGCGCCCCGGCATCATGTGCTGGGGGAGGCACGCGTCGGAGCCGACACCTATGTCGGCCACCTCACCGAGTGGCCCGAGGACGATCGCATCCGATACGTCTACACCTACCTGGTGCGCCGTGAAGACCGGGTCGTGCGCCGGGCCCAGGAGGCCTTCCACCTGTGGCCGATGACCCGACCGACCCTGGACGAGGAGCTGGCGGCCGCGGGCTTCCACGTGGAGGACGGGCTCGTACAGGACATGCTCAAGGTCAGACGACTGCCCGTACGACGGGTCTTCACCGGGTCCGGAGGACATCGCGTGCGGTGA
- a CDS encoding cupin domain-containing protein: MTDNRQCTVVRTGQYEGVQGGTFGAGISAQSAGAERLCLHRLVMPAGTRGRPHLHEGHESAIFIQCGQVEVWHGQDLAEHVVLRAGDYIHIPANTPHMPVNTGAEDMVCLVARTDPDEQEGVRILELPAWLESRVGPLAVGAG; this comes from the coding sequence ATGACGGATAACAGACAGTGCACGGTGGTGCGGACCGGTCAGTACGAGGGTGTTCAGGGCGGCACGTTCGGCGCGGGGATCAGCGCCCAGTCGGCGGGCGCGGAGCGGCTTTGTCTGCACCGTTTGGTGATGCCCGCTGGCACCAGGGGGCGTCCTCACCTGCACGAGGGGCACGAGTCGGCCATCTTCATCCAGTGCGGCCAGGTCGAGGTCTGGCACGGGCAGGACCTGGCCGAGCACGTGGTCCTGCGCGCGGGCGACTACATCCACATCCCCGCCAATACGCCCCACATGCCGGTGAACACTGGCGCCGAGGACATGGTGTGCCTGGTCGCGCGGACCGATCCCGACGAACAGGAGGGCGTCCGGATCCTTGAGCTACCGGCATGGCTTGAGTCCCGGGTCGGACCACTTGCGGTCGGGGCCGGCTGA
- a CDS encoding CehA/McbA family metallohydrolase codes for MPSEQLPNAESDPGPAVERRSLLRLGALMAAAGTAALVPAPVTHAATRGQGTDTVTTTYRGRAPQGNDQWAYVAFDVPTGVQRISVSTSHDASAGILDLGIFGPSGFRGWSGGERSGFTLSAADATPGYVPAPVEPGGWSVILGPMVGATGGMAWQVDVTLHFGDPLPRTPYDILPTAVAGRGPGWYRGDLHLHSVHSDGKRTVDEIVAAARQEGLHFIATSDHNTSSTGVTWHGNIPADLLVINAEEVTTRHGHWLAVGLPQGEWVDWRYGPADKGVFDGHARRVHSLGGLTIAAHPLTPAAGSFWEFGLDRVDALEVWNGPWTLDDAANIAAWHVMLCLGKRVAAVGNSDAHSPSDAVGRPHNVVRAANLSTPAVLDALRKGRSYAVESAAVTVDFTARAGGAVAGPGEELPLSFFDAVDMTLNVTGAPDSVATLYTEWGIMAATCIDGSGKGQLRWRGWGKASLFARAEVRRLKPASTTLDQLVAITNPVWFYSAKLPPYDVERRALFHTERRPDGSWSSMRPLPGAASGAASFTGVQSAAAGMADGSVVVLGIAPDNALWLTVVRGAVTLQPWKRVAGPDGRSDFTVREADIAAFPDGTCQIVVTAMDGTTFHQQRRADGTLPGFRALPGLTAKSRWGATKVSITAMPDGSAQLLSFGTDGAMYHCARGRDGTWTPWGRLAGYNGAPTFSGPALAITGMPDGSSQVLAIGLDGIVYHQQRRPDGSWTGFRPPRGVTSATMGASAVGIAGTADGSAQVVAVGLDGRVWHNVRRPDGSWTPFSQIPGPNGSDAFAAGQVRITALRDGSTHVTAISAG; via the coding sequence GTGCCGAGTGAACAGCTCCCGAACGCCGAGTCCGACCCCGGCCCGGCTGTCGAGCGCAGATCCCTGCTCCGATTAGGCGCCCTCATGGCCGCGGCCGGAACCGCCGCGCTGGTCCCCGCGCCCGTCACGCATGCCGCCACAAGGGGCCAGGGCACCGACACGGTGACCACCACCTACCGTGGCCGCGCCCCGCAGGGCAACGACCAGTGGGCGTACGTCGCCTTCGACGTCCCCACCGGAGTGCAACGGATCTCCGTGTCCACCTCCCACGACGCCTCCGCCGGCATCCTGGACCTCGGCATCTTCGGCCCGTCCGGCTTCCGCGGCTGGTCGGGCGGCGAACGGTCCGGCTTCACCCTCTCCGCGGCCGACGCCACTCCCGGCTACGTACCCGCTCCGGTCGAGCCCGGCGGCTGGTCCGTCATCCTGGGGCCGATGGTCGGCGCCACCGGCGGCATGGCCTGGCAGGTCGACGTCACCCTGCACTTCGGAGACCCGCTGCCCCGGACCCCGTACGACATCCTGCCGACCGCGGTGGCGGGGCGCGGACCCGGTTGGTACCGGGGCGACCTGCACCTGCACAGCGTGCACTCCGACGGCAAGCGCACGGTGGACGAGATCGTCGCGGCCGCCCGCCAGGAGGGGCTGCACTTCATCGCGACGTCCGACCACAACACCAGTTCCACCGGGGTGACGTGGCACGGCAACATCCCGGCCGACCTGCTGGTCATCAACGCCGAGGAGGTCACCACCCGCCACGGCCACTGGCTGGCCGTCGGCCTGCCTCAGGGCGAGTGGGTGGACTGGCGCTACGGCCCCGCCGACAAGGGTGTGTTCGACGGCCACGCCCGACGCGTGCACAGCCTGGGCGGACTCACGATCGCCGCCCATCCGCTCACCCCGGCAGCGGGATCCTTCTGGGAGTTCGGTCTCGACCGCGTGGACGCGCTGGAGGTGTGGAACGGACCGTGGACCCTCGACGACGCGGCCAACATCGCCGCCTGGCACGTCATGCTCTGCCTCGGCAAGCGGGTCGCCGCCGTCGGCAACAGCGACGCCCACAGCCCTTCGGACGCCGTCGGACGGCCCCACAACGTGGTGCGCGCCGCCAACCTGTCGACGCCCGCCGTGCTGGACGCACTGCGCAAGGGCCGCTCGTACGCCGTCGAATCCGCGGCCGTGACCGTGGACTTCACCGCCCGCGCCGGCGGGGCGGTCGCGGGACCAGGGGAGGAACTGCCCCTCTCGTTCTTCGACGCCGTCGACATGACCCTGAACGTGACGGGCGCCCCCGACAGCGTCGCCACGCTCTACACCGAGTGGGGCATCATGGCCGCCACGTGTATCGACGGCAGCGGCAAGGGGCAGCTGCGCTGGCGCGGCTGGGGCAAGGCGTCCCTGTTCGCCCGGGCCGAGGTGCGCCGGTTGAAACCCGCCTCCACCACATTGGACCAACTGGTGGCCATCACCAACCCGGTGTGGTTCTACTCCGCGAAACTGCCCCCGTACGACGTCGAGCGGCGGGCGCTCTTCCACACCGAGCGCCGCCCGGACGGCTCGTGGAGCAGCATGCGTCCGCTGCCGGGTGCCGCGTCCGGCGCCGCCTCGTTCACGGGGGTCCAGAGCGCCGCGGCCGGCATGGCGGACGGCTCCGTCGTGGTGCTCGGCATCGCGCCCGACAACGCCCTGTGGCTGACCGTCGTACGAGGCGCGGTCACGCTCCAGCCCTGGAAGCGTGTGGCCGGACCGGACGGCCGGTCCGACTTCACCGTCCGGGAGGCGGACATCGCGGCCTTCCCCGACGGCACCTGCCAGATCGTGGTCACCGCGATGGACGGGACTACCTTCCACCAGCAGCGTCGCGCCGACGGCACCCTGCCGGGGTTCCGGGCCCTGCCCGGCCTCACCGCGAAGAGCCGCTGGGGTGCGACGAAGGTGTCGATCACGGCCATGCCCGACGGCTCCGCCCAGCTGCTCAGTTTCGGCACCGACGGTGCCATGTACCACTGCGCCCGCGGGCGGGACGGTACGTGGACGCCCTGGGGACGCCTGGCCGGTTACAACGGTGCCCCGACGTTCTCCGGCCCCGCACTGGCAATCACCGGCATGCCCGACGGATCCTCCCAGGTCCTCGCAATCGGGCTCGATGGGATCGTGTACCACCAGCAGCGGCGGCCCGACGGCTCCTGGACCGGATTCCGGCCCCCGCGCGGCGTCACCAGCGCCACCATGGGGGCCAGCGCCGTCGGCATCGCGGGAACGGCCGACGGCTCCGCCCAGGTCGTGGCGGTCGGACTCGACGGACGGGTCTGGCACAACGTCAGGAGACCGGACGGCTCCTGGACGCCGTTCTCACAGATCCCCGGCCCGAACGGCAGCGACGCCTTCGCCGCGGGGCAGGTCCGCATCACAGCGCTGCGTGACGGCAGCACGCACGTGACGGCCATCAGCGCGGGTTAG
- a CDS encoding SDR family NAD(P)-dependent oxidoreductase: protein MDISGSRVLLTGATGGIGSALAARLTAQGARLTVSGRREDVLKATAEACGARTVVADLAFRSDVVRLAETCAEADILVANAALPASGDLVDYTEEQLDRALDVNLRAPVLLSRLLTEHMVARGRGHIVMVGSISGKAATKSTSLYNATKFGLRGFALALRQELRGTGVGVSLVQPGFVRDAGMFADTGAATPNGIRTVTPGQVADGVVRAVRRDRCEVNVAPVELRLLSAIAGQFPGFAERIQARADVDGSVRQIVEAQRARR, encoded by the coding sequence GTGGACATATCCGGATCGCGTGTTCTGCTCACCGGGGCCACCGGAGGCATCGGCTCCGCTCTGGCCGCCCGCCTGACGGCCCAGGGGGCCCGCCTCACCGTCAGCGGGCGGCGCGAGGACGTCCTCAAGGCCACCGCGGAAGCCTGCGGCGCGCGCACCGTGGTCGCCGACCTGGCTTTCCGGTCCGACGTCGTCCGCCTCGCCGAGACCTGCGCCGAGGCGGACATCCTCGTCGCGAACGCCGCCCTGCCGGCCAGCGGCGACCTCGTGGACTACACCGAGGAGCAGCTCGACCGCGCCCTCGACGTCAACCTGCGCGCACCCGTCCTGCTGTCCCGGCTGCTCACGGAGCACATGGTGGCCCGCGGACGCGGCCACATCGTGATGGTCGGCTCCATTTCCGGCAAGGCGGCGACCAAGTCGACGTCCCTGTACAACGCGACCAAGTTCGGGCTGCGCGGATTCGCCCTCGCCCTGCGGCAAGAGCTCAGGGGCACGGGGGTGGGGGTGTCCCTGGTACAGCCCGGCTTCGTCCGCGACGCGGGGATGTTCGCGGACACCGGTGCCGCCACGCCGAACGGCATCCGGACCGTTACGCCCGGCCAGGTCGCCGACGGTGTGGTACGAGCCGTCCGCCGCGACCGGTGCGAGGTGAACGTGGCGCCGGTGGAGCTGCGGCTCCTGAGCGCCATCGCCGGGCAGTTCCCCGGGTTCGCCGAGCGGATCCAGGCCCGGGCGGACGTCGACGGTTCCGTACGACAGATCGTCGAAGCCCAGCGCGCACGCCGTTAG